The genomic interval acacacacacttatacaccgGTGCATTCAAACACATgcccaaacacaagcacacacacaaacaaacaaacagacacacacacacacacaaaaatcacttgcacacccacccacatataTCCATAATCATGTATGCGCACTTCCAGGTTGTTGTGTGCTCCCACAAGTTGACAATACAAGTATAAGATGATGCACTCATGCTGGCACTACAAATCCTTCCAGAGCATCCGACCCACGTACATGCAAACAGCTACAGCACCTGGACATTCACAGGATTCGGACTTGCTTACAGTGACACCTGTATATGTGTGAGACTGCTCGCCATTCAAAAGCATGTACCGTCCAGTATAGGCGAGATGAGATGAGAACTAAAAGCGAAATCTTTCAGATACCCTCCTCCCAGTATGTGTCTATTAATTCCTCACTCCCTTCGCGCCTTAATCCCAATTAATAATCTATAATCCCCCTTAGTTTCTCATGAGATTTCAGGGATTAGCTAAATACTTGGACACACAAATGTTTGCCATTGTTCATTTACGGTACATTACTTTGTTTTTTCCTTGACATTTCAACAAATTCTCTGCATCCTTCTTAGCCGTAGCTGTGAATCTGTGGGAGAGTGTGTCAATTGTTTCAtcttttatttgttgtttttttccatcTCTGTCTGAATGCTTTATTTGAGGGAGTCTTTCCCTGTTGATGGGCCCAGTCATAGTGATTAAGTGGCTTAAGTGGTGTCTCCCGTGCGCCTGTGACCAATTGTCttggagagacagagtgtgaggTTTTTTggtgagggttttttttctgGTAAAGAGGGTGATTTGGGGATGTCGGTGCTTTGGCAGACTTGAGGATCGAAGCAGATTAGCCGCGGCAGCTGCATTTCGGACAGGATCATCTCATCGGTGCAGATCAGACGTCTTTAACGGACGGACCTGGCGGCATCTCACCCTAGCAGATTTAGGGAGCAACACCTTCCTCTCGGCCCTTCAGGGACAATCAACACTCCTCCAGTCCgtctgctccccccccccctccatagcATCATACTGCCATACATCTCCACACTGCTTATAGCGTTTAGTAGTTTTTGTTTTCAAAGTAAAATCATTCTGATTCTGGAATTACTCATGAAATCATACAAGGCTACATTCCCTAGAATCCTCCCTCCTCCATTTGCTCACTGCCTGGTATAATGATGGGGATTTCCCTCCTACTTCATCTTCCGTGAGGTTGTGTCCTCTGTTCTAATATTAATTTGCTTGTCATGCGTTTATCAGCTTCATGCAGGTTTCTCAGGTCTGCAAATCGGTTATTTTACCATCATTCTGTAGGCATAGGCATGCACATTtatgtaaaactaaaacaaaagtgttttagttttttaaaaaaaagttaaaaacttttgttattttatatatacagtacatattatATAATACTATTACAATTATTATAACCATATGTTCATATCACTCTAATCAGTTATAGTGATATGGACACATGTAGAGTGACATTTGTATATTACAGACAGGCATGACTCACATCACATATGGCGCCATATGATCGGCCCGTAACAGACAGCCCTATAGGTACCTGTCAGGATACATCTGTGTGAGTGATTGGCCGCATGGCTCTGATGTgatgagtgtgtatctgtgagtgtggtgtgactagctttgcttgtgtgtgtgtttgtttgagtgtgtgaaaaACGAGAAGGGGGAGAGATTAACCCCATGCTACCCACAATCCTTGGTTATGAGTTTACAGCGGCTGTCTGGGCATCGCACTGTTTAAACAACAATCTAATTAATCCTGTCTTTATTAGTTTCACTGAGCGGAGTGGGGAGGGCCgccgagggaaagagagagaacagagaatcCTGGCAGAACATgcagagcaggggagagagggaggggagatatCGGGAAAGAGCACAGGGGTTTAAGGAGACTTTAGCAGCTAGAGATCCGCGCCTCTGACAAAGAACTGTAATGGCGCAGAGTTGTTATAGTAAGGGGGAATTTGTAAGGGTCCACCACTGTGGCAGAGCGACAGTTAAGAAAATGAGGAAGTTAGGGGCAAACCAGGGGAAAGAGAAAGGCAGTTTCATACTGAGTGAGAGGATTACAGGGTGTCTGCCATTTCATTCACAGAAATCCTGTGCATCTTCTGAGCTGGCGATATTCAGAATGGAACAAAAGGAAGCACTGATTGATTAATGTGTTCAGTGTGATGATCTGGAGCTTTGTTGCCAATGTTGTGACTGTTGTTGTGCCACATCATCGTTGAGAAGGCAACTACTGCCACCCAGTGTTTTCCATAACAAACTGCATCTGTTTTAGATGGGAGACTGGGGGAATTTTGTTATATTGCTATACCCTTTCTGAAATGAACtgaaatgatcttttttttctgagtgactttctttttcatttctaACACCTTCACCTGCCCAATCATGGCTTTTAGTGTTCAGCGAGTGGTGTACATCTATCAAGTTGAAGTCCACCAAAAAATACAAAgttattaaaatattttatattatttttcatGAAACTGTATAGCACCTCTAAATGTGAATTTACACGCAATGTGAAAACAGATAAAACTGTTAAACTTAAATTTAACTGTTGATGATAACGGACCCCTTAATTATCCATATACAAATGTACGTATTATTGAAAAATCCTCTTAAAAATCTGTGACTCTGCTCTTTGCccctgtgtaaatgtgtgtgcgtatgtttatgtgaatgtgtgtgtgtgtgtgcgtatgtgtttatgtgcatgtgtgtgtgtgtgtgcgtttgtgtgcgtatgtgtttatgtgcatgtgtgtgtgtgtgtgtgtgtgtgtgtgtgtgtgcgtgtgtctgtgtgcttatgtgtttatgtgcatgtgtgtgtatcaggttGTTTGTGCGAAAGTGCAGCGCGTGTATGCAGGCCATCGGGCGCTCGGAGTTGATCATGCGAGTGCTGGGTCAGGTGTACCACCTGGGCTGCTTCAGCTGCTGCGAGTGCGAACGCCGGCTGCAGCGCGGCGATGAGTTTGTGCTAAAGGAGGGCCAGCTACTCTGCCGCATCGACTACGAGAAGGAGCGGGAGATGCTGGCCGCCATCAGCCCAGCCCCCACCGACtctggtaacacacacataatacaaatTTTACTAGCATTTACTCAGAACAACACTACCACCGTCTTAACAATACAATAGAAATGAAAGCTATGCCATAATAAGATGGATGAGTTTATAGGGGAGGCCAAAAGTCTTAAAGTGTGAGTCTCAAGCTAACCTTGcactgttgtttgttttgtcattgtTATTTGTTTAATGTCACAACAGATTTAATTAAACAAAATCAACAAACCCACCAGCTGATATGTTTGTCAATTCTGGTGTCATATAATTTAATTTGATAACCATATCTATGTTTAGCTAATATATTTCTTAAGTGTTTACATTATTACAAACAATACCGACATGTTGCCTTTTCCAAGTCTCCTCTTATATTGAGAATTAATTATCCATTTCTCTAAAAATACTTTACCATgtgtaattattttttttttttatttatttcaaactcacagatatttcaaatatgtTAATCATATATTCTTGAAGCAAGATATTTACACTTAAATATGTGTATATTCAGAATGCATTTCAGATGGTTAGAAATATCCCCCAAAAAGGAATATGGGAATAAGAcattttaaatatgcaaatgtaaatgtaataaaTATGATTGTGTGCGTTGTTTAAATTTtttcaaaaaatatatattatcatAATTCCGGTCATATATTGGACATATCTGCCAACTCATAAGATAATTACATTAAATACAAATATTAATATATTAAATTAGATGGAAAAAGTCTTGTTTAGTGCAGTCAAATTGGCAGGCATTTTGTGTTTTATACACCTTTAAGCAATCTATTGTGGCACAGTATGACTTTGTCAGGCATTAGAACCTGAGAACCATAGTTACATGAGACTGTAAAAATATAGTATATAAACTGTAAATAACCGACattaaaaaactgtaaatagtAAATAAACTGTAAATAACTGATGTAAACATACTGCTTGTGACTTCACAGTGAAgagtgaggatgaggatggaggCGGCAGCTCGCTGGTGGGGAAAGGAGGCGATGACAGCAAGGAGCACAAACGCTCAAAGCGGCCACGCACCATACTGACCACACAGCAGCGGCGTGCTTTCAAGGCCTCATTCGAAGTGTCCTCAAAACCTTGCCGGAAGGTGAGCTGGAGTATGGTATATTGAAACTTTAACGATACAGCATGTAGATTAATACTCAAATATTCCAAAACCTCTCGTGTGATGCTGAAGGAACAATGAAACACATCTGATTCATTTGTTTTCTATACAATTGCACACATGCTCCAAGCCAAGAGAAATGTGTTCTACCATTCAGGGAAAGTCATATTTTTATGCATCAGGAAAAAGTGTGAAATTGAAACTGGACATTGAAATTCGAAATTATTTCTGCTCAAGATAACAATTATGTGCTGACAATTTGTGGAAACACTCTTATACACTTCTTGCAATCTTGCAAAGATCCTCATAGACAGGGCTTATGGATCTCACATGGAGGTGCTACTCCTTCCGTCTGTGTAGGTGAGGGAGTCGCTGGCGGCTGAGACAGGCCTGACTGTGCGAGTGGTGCAGGTGTGGTTCCAGAACCAGAGGGCAAAGGTCAGTCTCTCAGCTGTGCACCACACAACACCCACATAGTGTCCTGGATTATTTCTCGTCATCATTACCCCTAGTTTTCTACCAGAGATATTTTTGTATATATATTGAGTTACACTGCTCATCACTAACAGTGTGAAAGAACCTACTTGCATTATACTGCGTTGCCCTTTGACCCCAGTGCTTGGCTAATGAATCCATTCTTTAAAGCCATAAAGTCACACTGAAGTAAATGGATATGAATGTGAATGTCAGTGAGCGGGCTTGTTGTGCTCCAGATGAAGAAGATCGCCCGccggcagcagcaacagcagcagcagcagcagcaggagcaggagcagctgAGGGGCAGCAGGAGAGGACCCAGTCGGGGAGGCCAGCAGAGCAACGACGATAGCGAGGGTGAGGCAGCAGGCTCGTCCACCTCTACTGGACCACGCTCTTAGTCACCTGTCTCACTCACGCTTAGTCACCTGTCTCACTCATGCTTCAACTGTCTACCCTCAAGCTAAGATGATAACGTGAAGAAGCTGAAACAAACAGGTCCCATCCACCTATTCGGTGGCAGTGATTTTTGTTGATGATATCCATTGTAGACTGGATCTCTCAAAAGAAGTGAAGAATTTCTAGATAGATTgatggaggaaagaggagaatgATGACTAATGTTGATAATGTTGTTCTCAACAGATGGCTCCAGTGGTCATGGTTTGGATGGACTGCTCGCGTATCCGGCAATGCATCGGCAGCAGCTCTTAGCACTCGACCCGAACATCTATGGGGGCGAGCAATTTCGCCACGGACTCACCCCTCCGCAGCTGGGACCAGAGCAGATGCACTCTTATGGTGAGATGAGCGCAGAGCACTCCAGATGACCCAGTGACTACGTCTGTACCTTTACTACAGTGCCCTCCACAATTATCCACACccctggtaaagttgactaaaaacaagAATTAAAAGTCAttttttggtgatttattgtgaGGACAAACAGTGAGGAAAGATACAACCTTCAAAGGAAGCACATTTACTCTGAGAAatattgttttcattatgagattacaataaatcaccaaaacaTGATTTTTAGTCAAATTTACCAGGGGTTTTAATAATTCTGGAGGACATTGTATGTGCTGTGAACTTGTTAATGCCATTTGGGTTTTGCTTAAAAAAAGAGGTAAATACCATGACGTTCTTTCCTATTCTTCTGCTGTGTGACTTTTTCTGCTGGTCAACTCTACTGTCATCATCACTTCCTGGCTATCTGTTTCCATAGACTCAGAAACAGTGTTTCATGACCTGGACAGCGACGGAAGCCTCAGCCAGCTCGGTGACTGTCTCCTAGCAACAGCTGACGGGGGCTTGTTGACAGGCCGCGTGGGAAACCCAATAGATCGCCTCTACTCCATGCAGAGCTCCTACTTCACTTCATGACCCCCTCACCCCTATGCTGACCTTGACCCCACAGTACTGCACCACACTGGGGGTAGGACTGCTGATGGGAGGCCCTCCTGTCATTGATCCATTGCTCATGCCCATAGGATTGCATTACCACAAGACTGAGATTTACGCAATACCAGGACATGAACCATACATGGAGGTACTAAAATGTTGTTTGGTATTCTACTGAGAATCATGCTGATGAGATGAGGTTTTTGTAGGAGACAGTTGTCTAGTGCTTATAGATTTCAAGAACATATCAAGCACTAATCAACAGAGGTTAAGAAAAATATAGTCTTCTGGGAATGAAAAGCACTTTGTGAGGGTGTATGTtcaatatacaaacattaaacCAGATTTACATAATTGCACCATAATGACACACACGTTGATATTGCCCAGACTTTTCATGTTACATCAGTGCACTAATTATTATTCTTCTTGACTCAAAAATGATCTGGTAGTTTTTGTACAAGGAAAAAAATGTCATATCAAGGCAATCATCTGAACAGTGAGCATGTGATTTTGTCGCATGATGTTTAATGGTGTGATAGTTCTGTGTTTGATTTTATGGAGATAAGGTTTGTTATGAGTCTAAATCCAACGACAGAGATTGGGAAATGtagtaaaaatgtaaaatatatatatatatttggcaCAGTAGCTTTTGTTATGGTTATACATTTTACAGCTTTTTATACACATACGCCTGGCTGACTCCTCACACTTTTCAACATTTACCTCGCCCAAGCACCTTGTGAGTGACTGAAGTTATGCATCTTAAAGTATGCACAATAAGCTTTGCATGTGAATAGCTGCTGTAAAAATTATAACCTACATAagataaataatgttttttctaCAACTTTTTATGCACTGAATTTGACTATTCCACGACTGCAAACTATGCCTTCTGAACCTTAATCAAAGTCCCTGATTTAAGTGGGGACAGCTCTATAATACTTTCCCGATTTTCattgcaaaacaaaacatccCTGTCTCATATTGCATATTGTGGTGTAAGGTGTATTGTAAGATTAGTCAGatataaaaaatatgaaaagtctgGGTAACGTCAAACATTTTTTTAGTGTTTCTTGCTATTCAACCCTAACTCTTGTCATAAAATGATGCCATTTCAAACTAAAGTAATAGGTCTATACATATAAAGAACAAAAGTAAAGTGTCCATAGGCTTAGGGAATAGCCATTTCATACATGTTAACATAATTCTGGACAAGACTACTGGAACAAACAAGGAATAAGGATTGTATGACATATCAAACTGATAATTCTATATCAAGTGTTTTTTCCTATGATTTTATGTGGTAGTCCCTCACCCCCTTAAGGTCTGCCGTAATACTGGCAATGCATGGTCATACAGGAACATATTACTCATTAACTGGTGAAGCACTTAAGTCTACGAGGTTAGGGAGTCTCGATGTGGATGAGGGGGCACACATACCACTGTGGTTTGGGAAATTATACAGGGAAAGCAGGGGGACTTCTGTGCTTCAGAGACCCAAGTAGGAGTGAACTTTTTAACCCTTAAGCCAGTacagtcacaccggtgtgacaggaatgttggaaATTTAACGTTCTAaggaatatctgggttcattgaatttaacatggaattttagaaccttacatTGTTGCGGAACAGAATGTTCTGTTAGTATGTTCAAAACTCCCCTGCTATCAAATAGGATCTTAAGATCAGCAATGACTAAGGGATTGGTCGACAGTGAGCTGTGAATAGAGCTAGAAAATAGAGATATGGAGAGCAGACTGACTCAGGTTATGTGTGCTAGGTCTATGGGTCACTATTAGTGTATCAGTTTGGATAAGTTTCACATCCTGTATAGCTGAACAttgtttaaatattttttctgaTAGTTACCAGtcttcatttttaaaaagttagcATTGTTTAGTCCCACCACTGTGCGATGATAGAAATGACCTTGGAAGTTGTTCAAATTAGTAACATAGTTACATTACACTTAGAACAGACTGATTGAGTCATTATTGCTATAAGTGCAAATAAAAGGCCACTATAAAAGCTAGTGTCTAATCTAGTTCCACTAATGGAAGTTTTAGTTTTGAAACAAGAAAGAGGTAAAGAATCAGGGTCTCTTCAACTACAGGGTTGTTTTAAAAGCCTGGTACAAACAGGGTTTTAAATGTGTCTCCttagtatttgtttttttaaacccCATCTCCTGGACAATGTGATGAAAATATCAGGATAATGCAGGGCAATTGGAAATAGTGTGATGATAcaatgtttctgtgtttgtaaaaataaatgtgtttgtatAATTACTGTCATCTTAACTTTCACCACAACTGTTATTGGGTGTAGTCACTGTTTATTTCTCTTTGTACAAGTATATGATTCTGATAGATATTTTGTACTTCTTCCTTGTGCTAGTGTTCATAAATATTAGAGTATTTATTTTGCAGCATGATATGAACCTGAAATATTTACAATAGGCCTGTACAGTTAACTGATAAATGTACCATTTCCCAGAGCAATGGGACAGTCATTCTGAGATACTATATTGTGAATGGGACCAGATAAAATGTGAAGGAAATGTCGCTTTTACTTGGCATTTATTGGCGCATAATGATGTTGTATGGTTATTTATTGTGCCACACTATTACGTCTTCAGAAGAAAATCTGTAAAAGCTATTGAAGCCTGGATTGTAAGGATCTTAAAATGCTGGATCAAATGCCATACTTACaagaacttttaaacttttttttttatttgttaattCTAATAGgtgatgtgtttgtgaatgGTTTTATCCTCTCTGCAATATAATGTAATTTCAGTTTAAGACACATCTAATGCTACATTATTTCTCCTTATTGTCTGTGGTGTAAGGATGTAATTTGTTCTCCTATTAGGTAAAAGAAATGTGTATTTTGCAACATAAGTCTTTCCATTTGACTACCCTCTGTTTTGATGGCTCAACTGAGAACATGTTCTGCTTACTTATCAAAGCACTCATAACTCAAcatcctccctctgtctgtctcagtgGTCAAAGAGAGCGTGACTCCACGACCCCGTCTTTTATCTTtccacatttttatttttttaattttgtcaCTCAAATTTGTGGGGGTAacattttttatgaacatgttgGAAAGTGCAACATTCAAGAGGTTGAGCAGTATTGTCTATTGACAATTTCAAGCAGTATAAAATTATGATGTTAAGGATGAACCGTTAGTGATCAAAGAGAGTGTGACTCCACAATCCCCTCCATGATCCTTTCATCCTTACCGCGTGTGGGAGGCCAGATTGAGAAAGAGCACACACATTCCTTAGTTAAATATTACATGGAGACAATGTGTTtttgggaggaggggggggggggtttatgaATACATGACAGAATTTGCAGTAGAGCATTTCAAGATGGTGTACATGTGCTCCTCTTGTCAGTCAAGAGGACCAAAGCCCCTATAATGAGGATGTACAGAATTGTTATGTACTCATCTTGAAAGGTAAGGCAAACAGAGTAATACCATTTTGACATCAACATCTACAACTCCAAACATTTCTTCGAGACATGTAACTATGACCACCAAAGACAATGCTTACTCTAGCATCCCATTGAATGCAGTCACGCATAGACTGAACAAGTTAACCAGACTGTGTCTTCATCCTCTTTACAACTACATCATAAAGAAATTGTAATCTGGCCATCTGTCGTTATCTCCTGGAGACCCCAAGATCTCAAGTCACAAATGTATTGTACAATTCTGACGCTTAGATACTGTTTAGTCAAACATGACTTTGACTATTTTTATGTATAAAATACATTTATTGCAAGGTCTGACACATTATTTTATGAAATCAATACTTTTAGAGCAGTCagtataaaataaacaaatgcatGGCTCATTGTAGAGAGTGTAAATGTGGTTGTGCAAACAACTGCTGTTTGAATGAATGCTGAGATGCTCTGCAGTGGGTGTCGTCACATTACAGAAGTGTTGAACAGAAAACAGTTCATGAAATGCACCAGTTTTTGGGGGACACCACTGAAGTCATTTTTAAAGCTGTGCTTGCAGCTCTTATGATGGTTGAGGTACTTCTGCTGCTGTTGAGAGAGGTAAAAAAGTACACATTCAAGGTAAGCAGAAGCTCGATATCTTTTATTCTACTTTCAGCTATTATCAGCAACCGGTAATTAGACGCAAACATTTTCTGTGACTGTGGTATACAGTAGCATTTAGTCACTGTGGGGCTTGTTAAAGGCAGGTGGTTGTGAAATTAGCATATTAGGCTTGAATATTGTGTAGTCACAAGTAATGCACCTGTATTATGTTTGTTGTTCAAGTAAAAAGCACATGCAGAATTCAGTGAAAATTTGAAAAGTGTCTGAAGTTAGTTTACTACTTTTTTGATAGTTTTATGACACTGAACACAACACGTAAAGTGTGGTTGTTACGAATCCTGTGATATTTGACATTTAAATTGTTGATGGTAGACTAAATTTAAAGCAGGAAATGTCCACTTGGTTTTCCAGTCCACCCTTACTATATATTGACTGAATAGGATTCCATTGTCTATGGAACAGAGACATACAAAGACTTCAACTCTTAGGACAAGGAGACATAAACTCACcaactgcactaatgtcaactGTCTCAGCACAGACTACGAAGCGGGCCACATGTGGTGAGCAGGCCTGGGCGGAAGACTGGTTCTCTCGCAGGCAACGTTCAAACTGCATAAACTCTCCAGCACAGTCGGTTCGGATCTTCTGAATCACTGGGCTGCCAACAGCAGAAGTAAGACAGGCAAGttaacccacacacactggttCAAAGGGAACAATGATTAAGTTCATTGAAGACCCATGACAAGCAGAAcaagcgggcaacctgtagagagagtcacaagttttaaatatcttggtgtccacattactggagacttaacatggactgttaacactcaatatgttctgaagtcGTCCAGACAActactctacttccttcgtcagctaaggaaattcaaagtttctacatccatcatgaaggccttctacacttcagcggttgagagtgttctaactggtagcatcatcacctggtatgggaactccacagttagagattgtagtactctgcagagagtagtgcgctcagctgaaagtactataagaactcaactccctgctctacaagatatctattccagaagagtattcctaagagcccaaaagattctgaaggactcttctgatcctaacaatggattattcctaccgctgaaatcaagaagacgcctatgtagtcacaaagccagaactgagagactcaggagaagtttttatccccaggccatccgaactctgaactcacactatactgactttgcacacattcactcctcagcactctcaaacatttcccaactctgaactcacactatactgacccaccaccacacacctacatgacttttacatccctctccctatgctacagaccttttatttattttcttatttcatcacatgtcaaacgtcaaaacacacacacacacacacacacacacacatatatctgacTTTCCCCAACTttcccctggcagttgggttagcaccttgagccgtggatccgcccaaggtttcttccttggtaagggagtttttccttgcccctgttgctcttgggtgctccttgttggtgctccttgttggtgcgccccccccccccccccaatcccaatcttcccccacctttcttatgcagcccttgccacttaatctactaaacccctcttctactgcactctttaccccccccccccccccccataaatgcacaaataggctgccaccagacataatttcactgcatttcttacttccagtaactatatgcatgtgacaaacttccttgtatccttgtaacctGAAACCAACCTATTGACTTCACCCACTTACTGTGAGGATGTACACTGTGCCACTTTAAGTTTGAGTTCTTGGCACTTCTCCTGCCATGTTGATGGGTTAGAGGATACACAGGCTCCATACTCTTCCATCTCTTTATGGCAGAATCGAGCCGTGATCTCCATAGCAGCCTGCCTGTTGTCCAAAACATTGGCAAGAAAACAGTAAACAAAGTGCATTTATAGCCTATCACACACTGACCATCGACAGTGGTGCTATCAGGGGCAGTAAAGGGAGATCTTGTCTTTGTCTATAGCCTAGGCGGTACTGGACTGGGACCATGGAATAAGGAGTGGAGCACAGAACAGGGACCATGGAATATACCATGAAGAAGGGCTAACGTTTCATTTTGAGATGTAAGCTTGATTAACAGTCAGAGATATGAGTTAGCCTGGAACGCTTGAGTTGAATCCACTGACTAGCCGACTTCAGGTAAAGTGCTACCGTCCATTTACCAACTTGCTGATCAGGTCAGTGAGCTAATCCTATAATGATATACAAAGCTTTATCGCTAAATTATTGCCTCTGCCATTACAGGTGCACaggttagctaagttaactaacgTTACCACGCAGGCTAAGCTTAATTTGAATTGATTGAAACCATATAGTGTGAAACCGAAACGCATATTCATCAAGGCATCGTTAGGTTATACTTACATAATTGAAATTAGCTAGCTGGATAGCCAGCTAattgaatgcacacacaaaggTTATTCACGATAGCGAACAAGTTCtagcaaaccacacacatgcatgcatggagAGCACATTCATTCGTTCAGAATAGATAACGCCTCCCGCTTCACGATTGGCTGTGTTGTTTTCTTGCACCGCTACACAGCTGAGACAACTGGTATTTCCACATGTCAGTCACAACCTCACCCTCACAAGGTAAGTGACTATCTTGAAGTCTGTTTTTAGTTCTGGCTACCCCCATCATCAGACACTAAAATGTCTGATTCCTAAAGAGATCTAAAATGTGTTTGTCTGCCATAGAGACATTACGTCTTGACATTTTAACTAGATTGGTAGGTGGCGCACTGGTCACACCGGTCACACTAGCCTACTTTGACACTTTCCCCTTCAAtgt from Alosa sapidissima isolate fAloSap1 chromosome 3, fAloSap1.pri, whole genome shotgun sequence carries:
- the lmx1al gene encoding LIM homeobox transcription factor 1-alpha, with translation MLPTEISGGVCFTLSEHSEGRRDRMKTEENQSCLQQGPSATAFEHVGGGEVCAGCESPIADRFLLRVNERSWHETCVKCAVCLTTLSGTCYCRDRLLYCKHDYEKLFVRKCSACMQAIGRSELIMRVLGQVYHLGCFSCCECERRLQRGDEFVLKEGQLLCRIDYEKEREMLAAISPAPTDSVKSEDEDGGGSSLVGKGGDDSKEHKRSKRPRTILTTQQRRAFKASFEVSSKPCRKVRESLAAETGLTVRVVQVWFQNQRAKMKKIARRQQQQQQQQQQEQEQLRGSRRGPSRGGQQSNDDSEDGSSGHGLDGLLAYPAMHRQQLLALDPNIYGGEQFRHGLTPPQLGPEQMHSYDSETVFHDLDSDGSLSQLGDCLLATADGGLLTGRVGNPIDRLYSMQSSYFTS
- the LOC121704911 gene encoding coiled-coil-helix-coiled-coil-helix domain-containing protein 5 isoform X2 — translated: MQAAMEITARFCHKEMEEYGACVSSNPSTWQEKCQELKLKVAQCTSSHPVIQKIRTDCAGEFMQFERCLRENQSSAQACSPHVARFVVCAETVDISAVAEVPQPS
- the LOC121704911 gene encoding coiled-coil-helix-coiled-coil-helix domain-containing protein 5 isoform X1, with protein sequence MQAAMEITARFCHKEMEEYGACVSSNPSTWQEKCQELKLKVAQCTSSHPVIQKIRTDCAGEFMQFERCLRENQSSAQACSPHVARFVVCAETVDISAVAAEVPQPS